GCACTGCACACATGCAGGCTTGGTGTAAACCGTAACGGTCATGGTTCCCTGTCCCCTTTATCGAAATCTTCGCTCGTCTTTGTCCCGCCCAAGCTGTACGTCGATACTACATGTAGTGCAGACGGCTCTTCGGAACCCCAAGATGATGTATTACAAGTATGTCATTTAATGCACTTTTAATCCACAGGCACCGGCCTTCAAAATGTCCGGATTCCAGCGTTTTTTGCGGACGAAATCCACACCCTGTGGAGTACTTCCCAACAATTAACGGCCAGCGTGTCGCGTTCTGGACGGCGTGTCGCCATGCCCGGAACGGCGGCCAGAACAGTGCCGCCAACCACAACATGTAGTGGTCAGCACTACATGTTGTGAGGGGCCCATGGACCCGGGACGAAGCGGCGGCCACCCCGTACCATCAACCGTGTGGGCGACTGCCCTCACAGAAGCCGGACCTGGGCTACATCTGTAGCGGGGACTCCAAGGGAATTGAGGGTCAGCATGAAATTGAAGACACTAGCGTGGACTGCGGCCGCCACAGCCGCGACTGCCGCCGCCGGCGGAGCGGCTACGGACCCTAACAGCTCCTGGTACCGCCAGCTGCGCAAGCCGGACTGGCAGCCGCCGGCCCTCGCTTTCCCTGTTGTATGGACCGCACTGTACGCGGACCTTGCCGTCAGCTCCGCGGCCGCCCTGGACAGTAGCAACGGAGAAGACAGCGGGAACAGGAAAACCAGTGGCACCGGGGCTGGCAGCCAGAAGCCCGGCGGCACAGCGAGGAAGCAGGAAATCCGCGCCTATCGCGGCGCCCTGGCCACCAACTTCGTCCTCAATGCTGCCTGGAGCTGGCTTTTCTGGCGCTCACGCCGGCCCTGGCTCGCTGCGGCGGAGGCGGCAGTGCTGGCGGCCAGCAGCACCGACCTGGTCCGGCGGACCTACCGGCTGAACCAACGGGCCGGGGTGTCGCTTGCTCCCTATGCGGCCTGGTGTGGCTTCGCCACCATCCTGTCCACGGCAATCGCCAGGCTCAACCCCGGAACTGGCATCCAGCAGAAGTAGCCTGCCGGTTCAGTCCCGGGCCACCAAGGTGTCCCGGATCTCCCGGCGCAGGACTTTGCCAATAAGCGAACGCGGCAGCGAACCGAGCACAACCACCCTGCGGGGCACCTTGTAGGCTGTCAGCTGCTCCCGGGCATAGGCCAACAGCGCCGCGGAATCGAGGGTGCTGCCCGGGATCGGGACCACCGCCGCCACCACGTCCTCTCCCCCGCCGGGCCGGGGCAGCCCTACTACGGAGACTTCGGATACGCCGGGGAAGGTGGCGATGACATCTTCCACCTCACTGGGCGAGACGTTGAAGCCGCCGGTGATAATCAGCTCCTTGATCCGGTCCCGGATGGTGACGAAGTAGTCGTTGTCCACCGAGACGATGTCGCCGGTGCGGAACCAGCCGCCGTCGAGCAGGGCCTCTTCGGTCTCCTCCGGCCGGTTCCAGTACCCCGCAAATACCTGCGGCCCGCGGATCAGCAGCTCCCCTTCCTCCCCCGGGGCCCGGTCCAGGGCCACGTTCTTCGGATCCACCACCCGGATGTCCGTCAGCGGGAACGGCACCCCAACGGTGCCGGGTTTCCGCCTCGGGCCGAACGGGTTGCCGATGGCGATGGGCGACGTCTCGGTCAGCCCGTAGCCTTCGATGAGATAGCCGCCGGTCGCTTTTTCCCAGGTGTCAACAGTCGTGGCGGGCAGGTTCATGGCGCCGGAGATGGAGAAGCGGATGCTGTCCAGCCCGATGCCGCGTTCCGCAGCGGCGGCGGCAATGCGGTCATAGATCGGTGGCACGGCAGGCAGGAAGGTGGCCGGCGATTTCCGGAGCGCCTTCAACACCAGGTCAACGTCGAACTTGGGGAACAGGACCAGCTTCGCCCCGATGCTGAGGGCAAACGTCATGCACAGCGTAAGACCGTAGGCGTGGAACATCGGCAGGACGGCATAGACCGTCTCCCGGCCCTCTTTCAGCCCCGGCACCCAGGCCCGCCCCTGCGCTGCGTTGGCCTGCAGGTTCGCGTGGGTGAGCATGGCGCCCTTAGGCAGCCCGGTGGTGCCGGAGGTGTATTGGAGGACGGCCAGGTCCTGGGCGGCGGGGCGGGGATGCTTCTTTTTGAGCTCACCCGCGCCGAGGAGTTCCCGCCACGGCATGACCGGGCGAACGGCAGGCGCCGTGCGGCCCTTCGCTTCGCCCCTGCCGATGGTGAGGGCGGCACGGGCCTTTCGGGCGGCAGGAACCGGGAGCCGCAGTGCCAGCCGCTGCGGCAGCGGCATCGCGGGGATCAGTTCCACCGAGACAATCGTGCGGAGTCCGACGTCGGCCGGCAGCTGCCGGACCCGCTCCACGGCCTTGTCCCACACAATCGCGACGGCGGCACCGTGGTCCTCGAACAGGTGCCGCAGTTCGCGGTCCGTGTAGAGCGGGTTGTGTTCGACCGCCACCGCGCCAAGGCGCAGCACTGCGTGGAAGGCAACCACGTGCTGCGGGCAGTTCGGCATCACCAGGGCCACCCTGTCGCCGGCTTTGACCCCCAACTTCTTCAGGCCGGCCGCGGCCCGGCGGATGAGTTTTCCGAGCTCACGGTAGCTGGTGCCGGCGCCGAAGAACTCCAGGGCCGTCTTGGAACCGTAGCGGCGGACGGACTGATCCAGGAGGTCAACCAGCGATCCCTTGGGCAACACAAGGTCCGCCGGGACTCCCGGCCCGTAGGAATTCGTCCACGGGCGCTCACTCCAGGGCTGACCCGGCTGGGCTGCGGCACCCTGCCCTGTATCGTCGTCGGACGTCTTCCGCGTGGTCTTCTTCATCATCAGTCCTTGCCGCCGGAATCTGCCGAGTGTGCGCGCAATCTGCACGCCGCAAGAATCCTACCGGCGCGCGGGGGCGTGTCTGGAAATCCGGGCCGTGGACGTCCTCGCTTCGTCCCGACGTCACTTGCCACAATGGAATCTCACTATAGACTTTCCAACATGGAAACTAACTTTGGGATGCCCCCATCGTCCGAGGACGCCGCGGCCACCCTCCGGGACCTGGCTCTTGACCGGCAGGCACTGGCCGACAGCGTACATGTCCCGACGGCGCTACTGGCCGCCCTCGGAGCCCTGGCGGCCTGGTGGGTGGCTGGAGCCGCAGTGGCGAATCCCGGCGAGAACTACGAGCCCCCGGCTTCGGCATGGCTGGGCTTGGTGGCAGCTTTGGTGATATTCCACCTGATCCGGCGCGAAACCGGCATCCGGTTCCGAAAGATGGGCCCGCGGGCAGCATTCATGCTGGTCGCAATTCTGGCACTCTGCCTGGCCCTGTTTTCCATCTCACTCGGCCTGGTTTCCGTCGGTGCCCGCTGGGCCGTGACGCTCACAAGTCTGTCCGCCTTTCTTCTGGTTACCTGGCTGGCAGGCATCGCCTACCGCTCGGCGCTGGATCAGCTGCGCAGGTGACCACGCCCCGGTTCGACGACCTCATCCACGCGCCCGCAAGGCTGCGGATCTGCGGCCTCTTACGGCCGGTAAACCAGATGGACTTCGCCGTGCTGCGCGACACCCTTGGCCTCTCGGATGCCACACTGTCGAAGCACCTCAAAGCCCTCGCGGAAGCCAAATACATCAGCCTGATCAAAGCGGCATCGGCTTCGCGCACCGATGCCCGGCGCCTGACTTGGGTTGCCCTCACTCCGGCCGGCCGGAACGCGTTCGACGCGCACCTGCGTGCATTGCAGCAGATCGCCGGCATAGACAACTGACCCGGCGGCGGCAAGAATTCCAGCCGTCGGCGGAAGGATAATCCGGCCCTTTACTGCCGTCTCGGTTGAATGTCAGACCCCCTTGTGATGATGGGTGTATGAGGAACCCGGCAGTGACGAAGGCGTTTGCGGATATCACCGCGGCCATTGCTGTGCTCCATGCCGAAGTGCGCGCCGGCGTGTCGGGTGGGGGCCTGGGCAGGGGACCCGGCGGCGATGCGTTTTCTGCGGAGGGCGATCCGTTGCGGGGTCTGTCCGAGGATTGCCTGGACGTTCTGGCCGGGGCCGCGGCCGCTGACGCGCAAATGGCTGGGTTGAAGGCCCGGGCTGCCATGACGTACGCGGACACCGTCCAGGCGGCAGCGGCTCCGGATGCTTCGGTGCCGGCCCAGGAGATGGCGGTGACCGCGGAGGTCGCGTGTGCCCTGAGCATCGGTGACCGGGCCGCGGGTTCGTTCCTGGCCGTTTCCCACGCCCTGGCCACTACCTTGCCGCTGACCTTGGCCGGTCTGCAAGCCGGCAGCATCTCCTGGCAGCATGCCCGGGTCATGGCGGACGAAGCCGCCACCCTTGATGCCGAAGGTGCAGCTGCGTTGGAGGCCCACTTCCTGGACCCGGACGCACCGGACGCCGCCCGGGGCTGTCCCGCCGGGGAAATGCCGGCGTCCCGGTTCCGTCACCGGGCCCGTACCTGGCGCGAACGCCACCACGCCGAGAGCATCGAGACGCGCCACGCCAAGGGTGTCCTGGACCGGCGGGTTGAGTACTGCCCGGACCAGGACGGGATGGCCTGGATCACCGCCTACCTCCCCGGGGACCAGGCGGCAGCCATCTGGAACCGGACCACCGCCATCTCCCGGGGCCTGCAGGGCCCGGCGGAGCAGCGGACCCTCACCCAACTCCGCGCCGATGTCTTCGCCGCCGCCCTCCTGACCACCGCGGACCTGACCACCACGGACCTGCGCAACAGCGGGGACCCGGCCAGCAGCGGAGGCCCGGGCAGCAACGGAGGCCCGGGCAGCAGCGGGGACCCGGCCAGGAATGGGAGCTCTGAAGAACACGACCCGGGGCAGGTCCCGTCGCCGCGGGCCCAGGTGCTGGTGACCGTGCCGG
The window above is part of the Pseudarthrobacter sp. IC2-21 genome. Proteins encoded here:
- a CDS encoding TspO/MBR family protein — its product is MKLKTLAWTAAATAATAAAGGAATDPNSSWYRQLRKPDWQPPALAFPVVWTALYADLAVSSAAALDSSNGEDSGNRKTSGTGAGSQKPGGTARKQEIRAYRGALATNFVLNAAWSWLFWRSRRPWLAAAEAAVLAASSTDLVRRTYRLNQRAGVSLAPYAAWCGFATILSTAIARLNPGTGIQQK
- a CDS encoding transcriptional regulator; translated protein: MTTPRFDDLIHAPARLRICGLLRPVNQMDFAVLRDTLGLSDATLSKHLKALAEAKYISLIKAASASRTDARRLTWVALTPAGRNAFDAHLRALQQIAGIDN
- a CDS encoding long-chain-fatty-acid--CoA ligase — protein: MKKTTRKTSDDDTGQGAAAQPGQPWSERPWTNSYGPGVPADLVLPKGSLVDLLDQSVRRYGSKTALEFFGAGTSYRELGKLIRRAAAGLKKLGVKAGDRVALVMPNCPQHVVAFHAVLRLGAVAVEHNPLYTDRELRHLFEDHGAAVAIVWDKAVERVRQLPADVGLRTIVSVELIPAMPLPQRLALRLPVPAARKARAALTIGRGEAKGRTAPAVRPVMPWRELLGAGELKKKHPRPAAQDLAVLQYTSGTTGLPKGAMLTHANLQANAAQGRAWVPGLKEGRETVYAVLPMFHAYGLTLCMTFALSIGAKLVLFPKFDVDLVLKALRKSPATFLPAVPPIYDRIAAAAAERGIGLDSIRFSISGAMNLPATTVDTWEKATGGYLIEGYGLTETSPIAIGNPFGPRRKPGTVGVPFPLTDIRVVDPKNVALDRAPGEEGELLIRGPQVFAGYWNRPEETEEALLDGGWFRTGDIVSVDNDYFVTIRDRIKELIITGGFNVSPSEVEDVIATFPGVSEVSVVGLPRPGGGEDVVAAVVPIPGSTLDSAALLAYAREQLTAYKVPRRVVVLGSLPRSLIGKVLRREIRDTLVARD
- a CDS encoding HNH endonuclease signature motif containing protein translates to MRNPAVTKAFADITAAIAVLHAEVRAGVSGGGLGRGPGGDAFSAEGDPLRGLSEDCLDVLAGAAAADAQMAGLKARAAMTYADTVQAAAAPDASVPAQEMAVTAEVACALSIGDRAAGSFLAVSHALATTLPLTLAGLQAGSISWQHARVMADEAATLDAEGAAALEAHFLDPDAPDAARGCPAGEMPASRFRHRARTWRERHHAESIETRHAKGVLDRRVEYCPDQDGMAWITAYLPGDQAAAIWNRTTAISRGLQGPAEQRTLTQLRADVFAAALLTTADLTTTDLRNSGDPASSGGPGSNGGPGSSGDPARNGSSEEHDPGQVPSPRAQVLVTVPVFSLLGATEEPAMLDGYGPIPASMARDLVANGAESFHRVLIDPRDGAPLEIGRTSYRLTKAMRQWLRLRDGKCPFPGCSNNSLDNEADHLLAWANGGTTGVSNLGQTCPKHHRLRHTSTWQPTPATRDQPPGWISPSGRHYKSEHQDWEPPHWPDHPDRVHLGISLGEEDLDRFLHARA